Genomic window (Spirosoma sp. KCTC 42546):
TTAATAAGCCCAGGCCATTAGGCCACCATCTGCCGCAATAGTTTGTCCACTGACATAGCCAGAGGCAGGCATACATAAAAACGACACTACAGAAGCTACTTCTTCCGGCTCGCCGACGCGGTTCATGGGTGTGCGTTTCAGAATGCCAGCTAGTTTTTCTGGATTAGTGAGTACAGGTGTTGCCAGGGGTGTTTTTATGTACCAGGGTGCAACCGCATTTACCCGAATGCCATCAGGGGCCCACTCAACAGCCAGATTGCGGGTTAGCTGGAGCATGGCCGCTTTAGTCATACCATATAATGATCCGCTACTGGTATGGGCTAAACCCGATACGGATGAGACCATCACAAGTTTGCCGCCCTTGCTGGATGCCTTAAGCAATAGATAGGCCGCCTGACTCATTTCGTAGGCCGACCGCAAGTTGGTATTCAGTATGTAGTCGTACTCGGCAGGGCTATACTCAGCTGTAGGCTTACGGATATTCGTTCCGGCGTTGTTGATCAGAATATCCAAATGCCCCCACTTTTTCTGGACAATCTCCATAATTTGAACTGCGGTGCCCGGCTGGCTCACATCGGCGGCTAGGCCATCAACTGTGTGGCCTTGTTGCTGGTAATCAGTCAACTGTTGTTGAAGCAACTCATTATCTCGTGCGATAATAAAAACAGATGCGCCGAGGTCCAGAAATTGCCGAACAATGGCTTCGCCAATTCCTTTGGTTCCGCCCGTTACAAGAGCACGTTGGCCACTGAGCGACCAGAGTGATGGGGTCATATAGATTTGTAGTTCTAGGTTGGGCTATAAAACTACAAATCATGCGTTATAAACCATAACGTTCACTCGCCTTGCGGTTGGGCACGGGCTCCCATCGTTCCTGTTGTAGGAAATACATGACTACGGCTATTGTGACGGCTCCAACACCAACTATCCAGACCATTCCCCACGGACTCCAATAGGACCAGGTTCGCTGGCTGATCAAATGCAGTAAGGCCACCATCATAAGGCCAAGCCCTAAGGCTCCGAAAAGTGCATATACTAACGTTTTCTGATAGGATTGTCGCAATGAATAGGCTCCGTATGATTTATTGCGAAACTGAAATAGAATATCATCTAAACTGGCTTCTGCAAGCTGGGCATCTGAAAAGGCTAACTCTCGCTGATAGAGTTTACGAAGTTTTTGAACCGAGTCGGCATTGGCATCCATCAGGGTTTTTTCGAGGGCTGACTCAAACGGGAGGCCGATCCACAGATAGTGTTCAATTTCGCACACAAGATGGTCGAGAAGTTCAGTAAGCAGTTCGTCAGAGAGACCACTTTGGAGCAGGTACTTGTGGATATGGTCTATTTGTTGGGGAGTTAGCTTTTCCATAAACGTACAGGATTAAGTTAATTGCCAAAAGCCAGATTCGGAGGTGTTTGAAATAACTGCTGCATGTAGTCGACAAATCGCTCAAATTCAGAGATCTTCTGAATGGCCATTTGTGTGCCGCTGTCTGTTAAGGAGTAATATTTACGTAGGCGGCCGTCCACCTCAATGGACTCGTTTATCAATAAGCCTTCCTGCTCCAGCTTATGAAGAACTGGATAGAGCGCCCCGAAGGTCAGCGTCAGCTCACCATGAGTACGCTCTTTAACGGCCTGTGTAATCTGGTAACCGTACATTTTATCTTGTTCGGAGAGCAGTTTTAATACAATTGTCTTCAACGTTCCCCGTAAAAACTCACTACTGACTGGTTCCATAAATGCCAA
Coding sequences:
- a CDS encoding PadR family transcriptional regulator, yielding MEPVSSEFLRGTLKTIVLKLLSEQDKMYGYQITQAVKERTHGELTLTFGALYPVLHKLEQEGLLINESIEVDGRLRKYYSLTDSGTQMAIQKISEFERFVDYMQQLFQTPPNLAFGN
- a CDS encoding SDR family oxidoreductase, encoding MTPSLWSLSGQRALVTGGTKGIGEAIVRQFLDLGASVFIIARDNELLQQQLTDYQQQGHTVDGLAADVSQPGTAVQIMEIVQKKWGHLDILINNAGTNIRKPTAEYSPAEYDYILNTNLRSAYEMSQAAYLLLKASSKGGKLVMVSSVSGLAHTSSGSLYGMTKAAMLQLTRNLAVEWAPDGIRVNAVAPWYIKTPLATPVLTNPEKLAGILKRTPMNRVGEPEEVASVVSFLCMPASGYVSGQTIAADGGLMAWAY